Part of the Epinephelus fuscoguttatus linkage group LG24, E.fuscoguttatus.final_Chr_v1 genome, TGTGTGCACACGTGAAGCTAAGTCGCCACCGGCTTTCCTCCCGGGGCATGTgtcctcacactcacacacttcaaATTTAAATTCCATCCATCTTCTCCTCTTTGCTCTCAGCTGTCAGCGCTCAGGAAGAGTCGTCCTGAAGGTAGCACTTACGTTGTAAATGAGGGCAACGCTCACATAACGCCTGTCATTTTGTCTGTCTGAGCGCAGACAATATGAGAGTTGTGTCCTCCCACCCAATAGAATATCGaaatctgtgtctctttgtcaggTGAAGTCAACTATTTCAGTTGGATGGTGGGAAGGTGAGCTTCCAGAAGGTCACAAATATCCTGAGCCATCATGTTTAAGCTGTGAGACACAGTCTGCTCCCTGTAAACCAGATCAGGtatgatctttttttctcttgatCATCAAACTGAGGATCTATTTTTGgtcttaaagctggggtaggcagttttattttggcataaTTGGGCAAtaatcccataataaacttagagcatattgtaattcaagtggactaCGAatggaaaactttatttccatctgcagtattatatttggtggtatggctctgttctggggcccctttgcctttcctcgggcctacaCAGGAAGcctcttccatgcgcctacgtggaaagcatAGGCGgcgagagcacacctctctgcccttccacgtgcaaacgaggaaagcctgagacatgagccccttttacactgccagattttctgtgaatgttgggccgttttgccggcaagctgcgagcgtttagacacacagaggcggaatgGCGAGTTGAtacgaggtgcccaattttccacctcgtagggtagacatattggctgaacccttttagtttagaAAGACAGAGGTAGCCgtccgcaacaggaggggctgttgatgatgcacacaagtcttcaacagcccgtCCTGTTGCAGACGGCtacctctgtctttttaaactgaaagggttccgccaacttgtgggaggagctgttgatgacgccgcacatgcGAGCCACTGCCGGTGGatcaacaggaaacagctgatagcaggaattagcgagcagctagtagcaagagggaaacacaaacctgacagacactggaaagatgagcaactggggagacaaggaattgcgcgccccccttgtcctcgcaaatgaagaggccattaaccgtcagatgacagggacagtgaaggacgggctgatttatgagagaatcgctgcCTGACTAGCGGTGGCTTTCCTCTCACGTCAcgtttacatcacacgctgagctacacgttttgtgcTCATGcaccccattgccctgaaaaaggtgcattctgtataaacaaaagtaggtaggcggcattttgctgcactccccgattttgtttttatactgccattgctgaaaaaagactgattgggctttcctgcaaatttgcacaattcctatctaaaaagggctatagacagtacacctctctgcccttccatgcgcctccATGGAAAGCCCAAGGCAGGGTTAAATCAGCTCTCACTTAAGGCAGGAACAGGCATTCACCTCTTTAAGAAAGACATCAAACCCAGGGAGTGTCAAGTGAAAATCTGGCCTACAGCGTTGAAACATCAATTAATTTTACAAGTCACATGCAGGACACCAGGGCATACAAACCAAAGACAAAGTCCACCCCAACATAACTCACCACAGATATGAGGAGCAGTGTCTTTGCAGCCTGAAGATACACTTGGTGCCCATTCACACATAATCAGGCTCACTTAAGGTGGACTGACCTTTAAGGTGGCCCAGCCAACCCTACTACACTGCTAGATGGGGCACCACTGCGACTTAAAGTTCATGGTTatatagctaacgttagctagaacCTCGactcacagtgtgtcctctagCTGGCACTGGACTATTGGACTTTGGTCACCTGACATCACAACCTGAAGTCATCCAAATATCGACGTCTAAAGATGTTGGTGGCCAgctgctacagaccacctcgccgggggagagcgggcagcagctctggagacgaACCCCCAGTCAGTGGCCGCAAGCAGCTCCGACTTTCTGactctgttgctgccattacacaggttagacctggtGCTGCCGCTGTGACTGCTGACTTGGAGTTGCCGCAGCCGCCAACCAAAGATCCATCCCGTGCCCTGCCACCGGCGAAGCAATCCACAGCAGGGGGGAGTAAGGCggagctaattcttgtctcatttgtggtctgataaactgCATACCCCAGCTTTAAACACCAGTTTCCAGTTCACCTGACCTGCATGTGTGTGGAGACAAGACGCAGCCTCAGGATAAAGCGATGGTGAGGAACTTATCTTAGAGCTTTAACTGTGCATATtccaaaatcagaaataaatcaaatgactGCAGACAAAATGAGTTGCAGActctctctcttgttttttaagatttatTCAGTTGTATCAATAAAAATGCATGTAGAGTTGAGAACAGGCTGACCAGCTGCTTCACTGAACACACAGTGTAACAGGTGATATCACATGAATGTTGCAGTGTAAACAGACACTGCTGTAAGACAGAAAAGGCCTCTTCCATTATATGAGTGTACTGAGTGACGCTGTGACAATAACCCACAGAGCCCCTGTGCTGTAGGTGTGGTGTCACTTTTGTCACGTTATAAACTCAGCTGGGACAACCTGTGTTGAAAACAATGTTGTGCGCATATAGTTTTAAAGGAAAAGGTGCATCATGTCATAATAGAAACAACAAATAACgattacagtaacataaaaataaaacaaagcaaaataaacttaatacattaaataaaaacagatttcacaAATAGAAGAAAAGACTTAAGATGGACGAAACACAGCAGCCCAGGAGTGAAGCAGGTTAATAAAGGATTCTTTACACATCATTATATAAAGTCAGtgtgtcgtccatctttacaCACTGTCCCTGAAGTAAACTCACATTTAGACACAGCTGGTGAGCTAATAAAGCCTGTGACGCCCTCTGGTGGACGGATAAGGAATGAAACAGCATGGAGCATGATCTAAAAGTGCCATTCACAAGGAATTTTAATCCATAAAATAGCTGCTGTCTTCCATTGTGCAAAACTTCCtgctattattttatttttatattgtcttatttgtattttttgtcatgttttaatcttgttttatttttattcatcactttttctttttggagCTGCTGAAATAAGTCAATTTGCCCAGTGCcggataaataaagttgatctTATCTTAGCTTCACAAAGCAAAACTGAAACAACGGGGACAacagagtaaaataaaataaaataaaataataaaattcaataaaataaaataaaataaaattatacaaataaaataaaataatcaaataaaattataaactaaactaaaataaaataacaaaaattcaataaaagaaattaaaagaaaattataaaagaaaagaaaattatacagtcaaataaaataaaataatcaaataaaattataaactaaactaaactaaactaacaaAAAttcaataaagaataaagaaagaaaattattaaaaaaaaaaaaaaaaattaaatcaaataaaattataaactaaactaaaataccCCCATATTCTATTCCTGTTCAATTCTGCAGCAACATTGGACAGAAATAAGGGAAGTGATAGACAGCATTTCAGTGCACACTAACTTTGGGGCCCCAGCAATTATTACTTGGCCGAACACCACTGCTAGTATCTTTTTGGAATATAACACTTGAAGTGAAAGAGATAATGAAAAACTGGCTGAAACCAGAGGCGTCAAAACTCAGCAAATGGAAGGACACGATTAACGAGATCTATCAAATGGAgatgacaaaccaaacattagGAATATAGCTAAACTATTTGACGTAAGATGGAGGAGAGTACAGtaattatttcatttaatttcctctactttattatttattgcagtAATCCTATGTATgcatgtattattatttatattactgttatatttactttattattatttttattgtttgttttagttgTTTTTGCCATTTGAGATGTTGGGATCGTGGGGTGGCAGGGACGCACAGTAGCtactttaatttttcttttgtttctatgaGACACAGCCCCTCTACTGTAAAAGACTATAACTTTGACAAATAAAGAGTATAAATAAacgcaaaaataaataatcattaaaaaagctcagtgagtaattagctcagtgagatagaaactgattcttagtctcagaggttgtgagttcaagcctcagctgatgcaaaaggcagattgtgttgctaaattcctaaatgtcttccaattcttctgcttgttgctcagaattgcctaaaaatgcccaaacttgacccatcgctgcgcagcagctataattctTGTTGCTTTCTGTCAGTGTGTACGGTGTGTACAGGAGATGGAGGGCTGTCCTATTGACGATATCCCAGCTGTTAGTAGGGGTTAGGGCAATGGGGAGGATTGTGATTGGATTTCATGCTTTGTTCTTCGTCATATATACGCTTTAAGCTTCATATATTATTGACCCTTGTGACAAATGTCATCACACACCTTCAACGCATGCACATATGTTTTGGTCATGTACATCACTGAATAACTACTGAACTGCGACTCTCAACTGGGACACTAATGCCATTACAGCCCTGTTTGGAGCAGATCTTGTGTGCAAAtatgttaaaattaaataaaaaatattcttgatacaaataaaaaaaaaaagtacaaccaAAACTTGTCGCCTTGCAGTAGATTAGGAGTACAGTCCTGGACCCAGGTGTCTGCATGTAGCGCTACGTTTAGCAGCTTTAGCATTTACATGCAGAGGTGAAACCCCCCTCAGCCTGTCTGAAATCTTAAACACAAAGAGTACTTCATGTCTGTGAGCCATGTGCTGCCTCTTCATCCACTGCTGCCGGGCCTTTCCACATCATTGCTGAGGTCtctgttaaataaaacaatCGTCACTTCCGAAATGCACCTGTCCGATGATGCAAGACAAATTAGTGAGTCATACGCAGCTCTTGTATCGTGACGCTCAAGTCACAGGTTTGACGTGTGTTGGATTAACCAAGCATGTCAGAATCAGCACAGAAGGAAATGATCTCATGGAGTGACACAAGACATAAAAGTGAGCATTATAGTGAAATGTTTGCAGTCTTACCTTGAGGCGCTCCTTTAGCTTCTCGAACTGTATTGAACATAAACAAAAGCATGATGTAACTCATTAAATTCCATCATTCATCATCATGTGCTGTTGTGTAATTCTGGTTTATCTGATGGTGCGTCGAGTGTCGCTATTGCACAACAGAAGTTATCGTGagatcaaacaaacaacaggaggAATGTGCAGTTTCAACATCGAGACAGGTGACGGGAGGCTGAGTCTGGTGAACATTTGTCGGATTTGGTTTTGTCTGGTGGAAATGTTTGATGTAAAAACTTTGAAAGAACTCAGTCACTTAGCTGTTAGCTTAAATTTTTTAGCCTACATGTGTAGACATTTCGGCACATTTGCATCATTAAAAACATGCTGATTAAGCCATTAGCAGCTCCTGTTTGCAGcgtacccaccggcgtacagacGACTACCACTCAATTACTTTGATACTGAGAAAACTTTAAAAACGTGACAGTTCTCAGGCAGGTTCTGTCTGCTTCGTGTTGCCTCACACTGTTCCCACAGTCTCTGCAGTGCAGCTGAAGGCTTGTCTGGTCTTGCTCTTTTAAACATTGAACTTTCACTCTTCTGACTCAAGCTTCTTTACGCAAGACTCAGACAGTCGAATGCAAAAATTCATCACTTATCACTttgattatttatatttttatcattttatcgcTCTGTAATTCTTTTTGGGGAGAACCACAAGCTAATTTGGGAGCTACAGACTGCTGTTCCCATGCTTCACAGGATATTTGCACGAAGACAAACTCTCGCACGTCATGCTGCATGGTCCCGTTTTGACTTTTTGCATCTTTGCTGGCTCCTATTAAAGGGTATGTTTCGTAGTtgtttccgtcctcacggtgtgccggtgtcagaAGGTgatgcactgctgctgctcgctgtatatACTTTTAGAAGTTGCAGAatggcacattgcaagtagctcgtctcgtcgcaaatctttggtcttaaCTGGgcttaagtgactaatgggagcaACAACTTCAGaaattttaagtgtctgacaccgttatggaaaggatccctacagagataaaccttttagttaaagagtaagatcctttttgtttaaccagaaacagaccAGAAATcgccatcgccaaacccaccagatgTGTGGCTTCTTACCTTTTCTGCATATGCATACAACCAAGAGTGCAACCAAAAGCAGAATCACCACTATCGACATGATGAAGATGGCTAAGATCAAACTCGATTGATCTACAAcaaaaggaatgaataaataaataaaacagcgAATGGCATGTGCAAAGTACACCACATCCCCATGTAGAAATTGTGACAACTCACCAAAAAAGAAGGGGTTACGGACATATTCACTGTATTTGAAGCTGACTGGGTTTTCCAATATACAGCAGAAAGTTGGCTCCATTTCCTCCTCCTGGAAATTGAGTGACAGCTGATTAGCGAAAAGCCCAAACATGTATATTCTTTTTAACGAGCTCACTCACAAGCAAACTTTACAGCGTTCTACATATAAATGCGTACATTATGAATCGTGTGGAGTAAATTATGGGGTATTTCCACCACAGAAACCTTCCTGGGAGACCAAGAAGCTTTTGTGGAACTCAGCACAGGCACAGTGGTACTtctagctaaatgctaacgttagttaCAAGTGTATAGCTTTTtccatttgctaattagcaaggGACAGTGGGCGGTGTGTCATCTGGCAATAGTGTTGCTGCTCCATGTAAATATCCATAATGTACTTTAATCAACCCATTAAGTCCTGGACAAACCAAAACGTATCCTGTTTATACCTCTGTGACTTTGCGCGTCTTGGATGAAGGCAGCCAAACCATGTCACTTGCGGACCATCCATAGGTGAATGGCTCAGTCTCTGTGGTGTTGCCTTCACAGGTGAACACACAGTAGGTCATCTCAGTGTCACACCATGTGGAGACGGTGGGTTTAGGGACAGGAGCtgacagaaaaagacatttgaatTCAGGAGAAAACCATAAAACCCCTCAGTCAGCCAGACTTCATTCAGATTTCATCCGCTTACAGATGACGTGGAGAAGAGTCGCTTTGGTGACTTGGCCGTTGATCTCTGGTGTGAAGTTGCCGCTGTCGTTTCGAGTCAGTTCGGTGATCGTGAGCGCTCCAGTTGAACTATTCAGCATGCTGCGAcctataaatacacacaaacgtGGTTACAATTAGTTAAAACCCCTTAATATATCACAATCcattatcttttttatttatccaGCCCAAATGTGGAGTGAAACGATCATGTGCATATACAGGAATTTTTAAGGGGTAAGAATAACTTCCCTTAATCTGCAATATTCCTTAAATTGCCCTTTATTTTAAAGGTTAAGGTTAATATTAGGAACTGGACAATCAGGATAAATCTGTCAAGACACCTGAATAGTGAAAAAGAATCCCTTAAAATATAAACAATTTACACCTTAAAATTGTCAGACCCCTAACATAAACCTAACACCTTAATAATACCCTTAATTCTAATTTTGCttattaaaacacttaaatccaTGCTGAAAACCCATTAAAACCCTTTAATATATTGCCATTATTTTGAGAGGTCAACCTCAGGTTTATGCTAAATTACTCGCATACATAGCCCTTAAAATGGTATTAATTTGTATATGAGAAATTTGCTGACCCCTTAACAAAATTCCAACCATAACAACACCTTAAACTGACTGATTGAGCAAAATCCATTAAAGCAATCACTTAAGTTACAGTGTATCTTAAAATGTAGGCTACTTTATTTGTCAATACTTATACCCCTAAAATACCCCCTATAATAATCCCTTTAATAAACAGTCAGTTAACTGATCCATTAATATAAACTTAAATCCCAACAACTCTATTAACATACTcgaaaaacaattaaaaaacaccTTAAATTAATACTAATGAATGTGTCAGCTGTTTGGGGTAACTTGTAAGTTAAGGTGAAAGTGTCACTGTAATTTATGCCTTAAAAGTTTAAGAGCTTTATCTCTTGATTCTCAGTGTTTTACACACTACACCCATAAACACTTAAATTCATGCAAAAACCCTTAACATATTCCAATCTATTAATTTATCCATTAATGTAGCACACACCAATGGTTGTTAAATACAAATACCTTAAACTGTAACTATTGTGAATCCATAAAACAGTCAGAAAAAAGAATCTCAACATTAACATCACCTTAAAGTGATAATTTACTGTTATTTAATCCCTTAAAATGTCCTTAACTTGTTAATGACAGGCTTTTGGAAGTAAGGGTGTATATTTTTAAAGGGATTAACTAAGGTgtctggtgtgttttcagaggtAAATTATTTTGTTCCATAATGAGGGcttcaaatcaaatcctggCTACCTTGCTGTTGAATGCTaagtgaaagtgtgtgtctgtacctTCGAAGAGGTGGTAAGTGAAATTGCGGCCTCCGTACCACTCCACAGCGATGTTAGGTCCATGTTTCCACGTGATGTTGGTGATGGGATCACTGAGCTTTACCGCAGAGGGCGAGGGTGTGAGGACGACTTTGCCACCAACTGCCTTGTAGACAGGGGCAACTgcagacataaaaacaagacaacgTAATATTTACCATTTAATTCTTTAAATGGTCTAAATGTAGTAGTTAGTTATGTTACAGATCAAGgttgtatatacagtacaggacAAGTAATCATAACAATGATATACTGTGATATTTAGGCTGACAGTATAACAAAGACAGTGGCAATTTTGATACCTAAAATAGGCTACACTGACAACACTAATACCTTTACTTAAGGGaatgttctttacttatcagagaaGAGGGGTGGCTGAGATGTGACtatgttttttgtcatttttatttatttattttgacccTCCCCGCAGCTACAAATATGGCagactggtggaaaatgcatgactCTTCCTCAACCATAAATTAGtcattagatttttaaaacttcccCTTTGacgtttgaaagttaaaagttgaagacgaAATCTTGGAGTTAAAAAGAGCCTTGGTTATTCACTCTCATTGCGCATGCTGTAAATGAGACACATattttaagcacttttttttgACAAGCATTTGTCCCACATAATGTGTTCAAGGAccgtcagattttttttaaattttatttttaaaaaatcaattgattatttctgtttgtacagattctggctatgataaatggtgtaatttggGCAATTaaaaaatttatttaaattaaaaaaaataaataaaaaattattatttgaCACCCCTTTCGCCTCATAAATAACAGTCCCTAAGTAAAATTTTCAATGCagaacttttacttgtaatggagtgtTGTTACAGTGTGGTACTAcaacttttacttaagtaacttAATGGACTACTTCTTCTTTAACTGGTAACTATGGTGGAGGGAAAAGTTTAATGGTGTATTCAATAGAAATACTCAGGTAAGTAAATTTATTCTACTGTATTTCTACAGGACAAATGTGCAGTAAAATCTTGATATTATACATATAGCCCTTATCTATTCTTTTAAACTGATATATAGAACTATACACACAGTGAAATGAATATAATCTCAAACTTACCGTATTTGGCCGTCACTGCTGTCcatgacagaaatataaacacAGTCACCGACTTCAACATTTTCTTCCCCATAAATTAAAACGACACAAACCACCGTGATTCTGCTGTAAATACTTAGAAATGTTTCAAGTGGTAAGACGCCACAAAAACCATGAAGTCGTCAGCTGAGGTGAAGGAGTGAGTGCAAGTGAGGAGTGAAGCTCTGAATGcaagcagaggaggaagtgcgCTTCTTATCggcattcatccattcacacccTCAATGACTCCTATTGGATGAAAAGAAAGCTTCCGTTTCTTTGAGTAAGAAACATTACGACATTACGGAGTTTTCTTTAAACTTATAAAGACCAAACATGCCGTTAAGGACTGAAGAAAAAGTAAATGAATACAACTAAAGTAActcaataaaattaaattaaaaactgtgACGTTTGCGTGGTTGCCTAGCGACAGGTTCCGGAGCCAGGACAAAGCTAGTCCGTGTGCTAAGCTAAGTTTGCCGgccgctagctagctagcttcaAAGGTTGAAAGGAATATGCTTTGATAAGATAACAAGGACAATCTTGTTTTAGCTTTCTGAAATAAGGAAttaacaaaacaggaagttaaGGACTCGGTTAAGGAATTCACGGTTGCCTAGCAACGGGTCCTAGAAGCAGTGCACCTAGCTTGCTCCagtctgtatgctaagctaacctggCCGGCTGCTAGCTTCATCTTTAGCTAGCTTTTATCAGAATTGTCCCTTTCCTTAACTTAAAGTTGAAAAGTTGAAAAGAGCACACTTTtagaaagataaaaagaaaaatattttccttATCTTATGAGAAAGGATAtactaaaaaaaagaagctgtgtCAGAAATCACCCACTACTCACAACACAGTCCACTATATAGTGAGGTCGCCATTTTGTAGTGCTGCCCGAATGTCCAGTAGGAAGTATACACTATATAGTGGACTCAAAGTATCCCACAACGCATCATGAAAAGTAGTGTACAACCAATGGTCACTCACCAAGCAATATATCCCATCATGCATTATCCCATAATGAGAGAGCAGCAGTAGTGTCCAgaagtggggtttttttccaaGTTGCAGGTGAGCTCACTATTTAGTAtcaatataaatgaataaaagtaactaaaaaaaaaaattaatgaaacTAATTAagtaactaaactaaaaaaaaaaactgtttcccCCAGTTTCTGTGGTTTCCAGTCTAGttgctaagctaagttagctgctagcttcaTTTTTACGTCACAttttaaaagttgaaaataACATACTCTTAGAAGGACATTATTTTTTACCTTCATAAAAATAAGGAAATACCAAAAACAGGCAGTTGAggactggagaaaaaaaagtaaattaataaataaaactacacttccgaaataaaataaattatagctgctgtgcagcgatgggtcgggtcgaggcatttttaggcaattctaggcaattctgagcaacaagcagaagaattggaagacatttaggaatttagcaacacaacctgccttttgcatcagctgaggcttgaactcacaacctctgagactaagaatcaatttctatctcactgagctaattagtcagtgacaattcatgtgtagctttacaaattgactaagccagacgtgcaggtttagcagccatccatacatg contains:
- the LOC125885155 gene encoding uncharacterized protein LOC125885155 → MGKKMLKSVTVFIFLSWTAVTAKYVAPVYKAVGGKVVLTPSPSAVKLSDPITNITWKHGPNIAVEWYGGRNFTYHLFEGRSMLNSSTGALTITELTRNDSGNFTPEINGQVTKATLLHVISPVPKPTVSTWCDTEMTYCVFTCEGNTTETEPFTYGWSASDMVWLPSSKTRKVTEEEEMEPTFCCILENPVSFKYSEYVRNPFFFDQSSLILAIFIMSIVVILLLVALLVVCICRKVREAKGAPQETSAMMWKGPAAVDEEAAHGSQT